The following proteins come from a genomic window of bacterium:
- a CDS encoding cell wall-active antibiotics response protein, translated as MDNQTFRFSPQLMIGAAIMILGFLFLFDNLNVIDAGRIIRLWPVLFILFGILKISQSRNPSSWFVGGVFIFIGSIMTLGRLGIMHFSLHQWWPIFLIIVGISFLLKAWTRHQHGAVLGASRIMNHDESTVNVVTFMGGNHIKNISQDFRGGEVTAVMGGVEMDLRQASMSGEAILNVFTFWGGIDIKVPPDWNVIMNGIPILGGIDDKTVQPADSQSKRFVIKGYAIMGGVEIKN; from the coding sequence ATGGACAACCAAACGTTTCGTTTTTCGCCGCAATTGATGATCGGCGCCGCTATTATGATACTGGGCTTTTTATTTCTTTTCGATAATTTGAACGTGATTGATGCCGGCAGGATCATCCGCTTATGGCCTGTTCTTTTTATTTTGTTCGGAATTTTAAAAATCAGCCAATCACGAAACCCGTCAAGCTGGTTTGTAGGAGGCGTATTCATTTTCATCGGCTCCATTATGACCTTGGGCAGGCTTGGCATAATGCACTTTAGTTTGCACCAGTGGTGGCCTATATTTTTAATCATTGTGGGTATCAGTTTTTTATTAAAGGCTTGGACTCGTCATCAGCATGGCGCCGTTTTGGGAGCTAGCCGCATTATGAATCATGATGAGTCAACGGTTAACGTTGTTACGTTCATGGGAGGAAATCATATCAAAAATATATCTCAGGATTTTCGCGGCGGTGAAGTTACAGCCGTGATGGGCGGTGTGGAGATGGATCTCAGGCAGGCGTCAATGAGCGGCGAAGCCATACTCAATGTATTTACGTTTTGGGGCGGAATTGATATCAAAGTGCCGCCCGACTGGAACGTCATAATGAACGGCATCCCCATTCTTGGCGGAATTGACGATAAGACCGTCCAACCTGCGGATTCGCAGAGTAAACGCTTTGTTATCAAAGGCTATGCGATCATGGGCGGCGTGGAGATAAAAAATTAG
- a CDS encoding protease → MKSLLLLFLGLMFLNTLYSQEEARLLRFPATNGSYIVFSYAGDLYTVGIDGGIARKLTNHEGYEMFPRFSPDGESLAFTGQYDGNTEVYLMTAGGGIPKRLTVTATLGRDDVSDRMGPNNLVMTWKNKTPEIVFRSRMTSYNDFIGQLYSVNVDASPASELPLPRGGFCSFSPDDKKMAYNRVFREFRTWKRYRGGMADDIWIYDFETKKIENITNNDAQDIIPMWAGNKIYFLSDRDVNKRMNLYSYDLGTKVTKQLTTFTDFDIKFPSLGKGAIVFENGGFIFRFDLASEKAVIVPIQVKEDFTTGRGGLINVSRNISNYEISPDGKRALFGARGDVFTVPAKNGITRNLTQSSGVHERNSKWSPDGKWIAFISDQSGENEIWIMPQDGSAKPTQITKGADTYYYSIYWSPDSKKILWGDKKLRLRFVDVNTKTITEVEKASAWEITQYGWSPDSKWITYGKPEEEGMNKIYVYSLDQKKSFDVTDGWYDANSPAFSSDGKYLLFASSRDFNPIYSQTEWNHAYQDMERVYFVTLSKDTDSPFKLKNDEVEIKKEETKAESKDAKKDEPSKSDKKETVVKVDMDGIKSRIIGLPISSANYFNLACVDDKVYYNRKSSKDEKNIFLMYDLKDQKETELGQIDGYEISTDNKKMIVSQSGSHAIIDLPKGKIEIKDKLNTSGMEMKLDRHAEWVQIYNECWRQMRDFLYDPNLHGVDWEGVRNKYAPLVSYVNHRNDLTYIIGEMIGELNIGHAYVGGGDRPQAKRIPLGLLGAMLERDPGTKYYRITKILNGQNWDKTTRSPFTEVGVNVNEGEYVIAVNGQPTNQMNNIYEALVNTADKQVILKVNSKATDTGAREVSITPIGDESNLYYYKWVQTNIDKVAKATGGKVGYIHVPNMGVEGLNEFVKHFYPQLRKKALIIDVRGNGGGNVSPMLIERLRRELVMVSSARNLSITPDPNAMILGPMVCLLNEFSASDGDLFPYRFKKMKLGKLIGKRSWGGVVGIRGSLPLADGGYLNRPEFSRYGSDGKEWIIEGYGVDPDIYVDNDPAKEYAGTDEQLNKAIEVIQDELKQHPQELPKAPDYPKK, encoded by the coding sequence ATGAAAAGCTTATTACTCTTATTTCTTGGACTTATGTTTTTAAACACTCTGTATTCACAGGAAGAAGCCCGTCTGCTGAGATTTCCTGCAACGAACGGCAGTTATATCGTATTTTCGTATGCCGGTGATTTGTATACGGTCGGCATCGACGGCGGTATTGCGCGAAAACTGACGAATCACGAAGGTTACGAAATGTTCCCGCGTTTTTCTCCGGACGGAGAATCATTGGCATTTACAGGCCAGTATGACGGTAATACGGAAGTGTACCTCATGACGGCTGGCGGCGGCATTCCCAAACGCCTGACCGTCACCGCTACGCTGGGACGAGACGATGTATCGGATCGTATGGGCCCTAATAACTTGGTTATGACGTGGAAAAATAAAACTCCGGAAATCGTATTTCGTTCACGCATGACTTCCTACAACGATTTTATCGGACAATTGTACTCGGTAAATGTCGACGCAAGTCCGGCAAGTGAATTACCGCTGCCGCGCGGAGGATTTTGTTCGTTTTCACCCGATGATAAAAAAATGGCCTACAATCGTGTATTCCGGGAATTCCGTACGTGGAAGCGCTACCGCGGCGGTATGGCGGACGATATCTGGATCTATGATTTTGAGACCAAAAAGATAGAAAATATTACGAACAACGACGCGCAGGATATTATCCCCATGTGGGCGGGTAATAAAATATATTTCCTTTCCGACCGCGATGTGAATAAGAGGATGAATCTATATTCGTATGATCTGGGAACGAAAGTAACTAAACAGCTCACAACCTTTACCGATTTCGACATCAAATTTCCCTCTCTCGGCAAAGGCGCCATTGTTTTCGAAAATGGCGGATTTATATTTCGCTTTGATCTGGCGAGTGAAAAAGCCGTGATAGTTCCTATTCAGGTCAAGGAAGATTTTACGACCGGGCGCGGCGGCCTGATCAATGTGAGCAGAAACATCAGCAATTATGAAATTTCTCCCGATGGCAAGCGCGCATTATTCGGCGCACGCGGCGATGTGTTCACAGTTCCGGCCAAAAACGGCATCACGCGGAACCTGACTCAAAGTTCCGGCGTGCATGAACGCAACTCCAAATGGTCGCCTGATGGAAAATGGATCGCATTTATTTCCGATCAATCGGGTGAAAATGAAATTTGGATAATGCCTCAAGACGGCAGCGCGAAACCTACACAGATCACCAAAGGAGCAGACACGTATTACTACTCAATTTACTGGTCGCCGGACAGTAAAAAAATTCTGTGGGGTGACAAAAAACTCCGCCTTCGTTTTGTGGACGTGAACACTAAGACGATCACGGAAGTTGAAAAAGCCTCCGCATGGGAAATTACACAATATGGGTGGTCGCCTGACAGTAAGTGGATCACGTACGGCAAACCGGAAGAAGAAGGCATGAATAAGATTTATGTTTATTCTCTGGACCAGAAAAAATCGTTCGATGTGACGGACGGATGGTATGACGCCAATAGTCCGGCGTTCAGCAGTGACGGCAAATATTTACTCTTTGCATCCAGCCGGGATTTTAATCCAATTTATAGTCAGACGGAGTGGAACCACGCATATCAGGATATGGAGCGCGTGTATTTCGTGACTCTTTCGAAAGATACCGATTCGCCGTTTAAACTGAAGAACGATGAAGTGGAAATAAAAAAAGAGGAAACAAAGGCCGAATCCAAAGATGCCAAAAAAGATGAACCCTCAAAATCTGATAAAAAAGAAACGGTTGTGAAAGTGGATATGGACGGAATTAAATCGCGCATCATAGGTTTGCCGATTTCATCCGCTAACTATTTTAATCTTGCCTGTGTCGATGACAAAGTCTACTACAATCGTAAGAGCAGTAAAGACGAAAAAAACATTTTCCTGATGTATGACCTTAAAGACCAAAAAGAAACAGAACTGGGTCAAATTGACGGATATGAGATATCTACAGATAACAAAAAAATGATCGTTTCACAAAGCGGCAGCCACGCCATCATCGACCTTCCCAAGGGAAAAATTGAAATAAAAGACAAACTAAACACCTCAGGCATGGAAATGAAACTGGACCGTCACGCCGAATGGGTTCAGATCTATAATGAATGCTGGCGGCAAATGCGTGATTTCCTTTATGATCCGAATCTGCATGGCGTGGACTGGGAAGGAGTTCGCAACAAATATGCGCCGCTTGTGTCGTATGTAAATCATCGGAACGATTTGACGTACATCATTGGAGAGATGATAGGGGAGCTTAATATCGGCCACGCTTACGTCGGCGGCGGCGACCGCCCGCAGGCGAAACGAATTCCACTCGGTCTTCTGGGGGCTATGTTGGAAAGGGACCCTGGTACAAAATATTATCGCATTACGAAAATTCTCAACGGACAGAATTGGGATAAGACAACCCGCTCGCCGTTTACCGAAGTTGGCGTCAACGTCAATGAAGGCGAATACGTTATTGCAGTTAACGGCCAGCCGACAAACCAGATGAATAATATTTACGAAGCGCTGGTGAATACCGCAGATAAACAAGTGATTTTAAAGGTTAATTCCAAGGCAACGGATACGGGCGCGCGTGAAGTATCCATCACGCCGATCGGCGACGAATCAAATTTGTATTATTACAAATGGGTTCAGACCAATATCGACAAAGTTGCCAAAGCAACCGGCGGAAAGGTCGGATATATCCACGTTCCAAACATGGGTGTTGAAGGTTTGAATGAGTTTGTCAAACATTTTTATCCGCAGCTTCGCAAAAAAGCGCTCATCATTGACGTTCGCGGTAACGGCGGCGGCAATGTTTCCCCAATGCTGATCGAACGGCTGCGTCGAGAGCTTGTGATGGTCAGTTCCGCCAGAAATCTGTCGATCACGCCTGACCCGAACGCGATGATTCTTGGTCCGATGGTCTGCCTGCTCAATGAGTTTTCGGCTTCTGACGGAGATTTGTTTCCGTATCGTTTTAAAAAAATGAAATTAGGCAAACTCATTGGGAAACGCAGTTGGGGCGGGGTTGTGGGTATCCGCGGCTCTCTTCCGCTGGCGGACGGCGGCTATTTGAATCGCCCGGAATTCTCTCGTTACGGAAGCGACGGCAAAGAGTGGATCATTGAAGGTTATGGCGTGGATCCGGATATTTATGTAGATAACGATCCCGCCAAGGAATACGCCGGTACGGATGAACAACTCAACAAGGCGATCGAGGTAATCCAGGATGAATTGAAACAGCATCCGCAGGAATTACCCAAAGCGCCGGACTATCCGAAAAAATAA
- a CDS encoding VWA domain-containing protein: MEFQYSQWRDDFIKKNMKFEDILKLFNQLLIHTDGDVNEALHWLTELDKQYKLFSDEFGFDDFLQRLKDEGYIEDRAGEAPVLTPKGEKKIRQDSLDEIFSSLKKSPTGMHETTHTGQGVERLSETKPYQYGDPPSNIDFVATISNAMKHSGEDDIDLREDDFEVYETEHMTSCATVLAIDISHSMILYGEDRITPAKKVAMALIELILTRYPKDSLDVITFGDEASVIDLEDIPYIQVGPFHTNTKEGLQLARQLLRKHRNKNKQIFMITDGKPSCIREEGVLYKNPYGLDRKIINQTLHEAAQCRKDGVVISTFMIADDPYLTRFVDTLTKTNKGRAFYAGLNDLGQYIFVDYIRNRRKNLR, translated from the coding sequence ATGGAGTTTCAGTATTCACAATGGCGTGATGATTTTATAAAGAAGAACATGAAGTTTGAGGATATCCTCAAGCTGTTTAATCAATTGCTCATTCATACGGATGGCGATGTGAACGAGGCTTTGCATTGGCTGACGGAACTGGATAAGCAGTACAAATTGTTCTCGGATGAGTTTGGTTTCGATGATTTTCTGCAACGATTAAAGGACGAAGGTTATATCGAAGATCGGGCGGGGGAAGCTCCGGTTTTAACGCCAAAGGGCGAGAAAAAAATTCGTCAGGACTCTCTGGACGAAATTTTTTCTTCTCTCAAAAAATCGCCGACGGGTATGCATGAAACAACACATACCGGGCAAGGTGTGGAACGTCTGAGCGAAACCAAGCCCTATCAATACGGCGATCCGCCATCGAACATAGATTTTGTAGCAACCATCAGCAATGCGATGAAACACAGCGGCGAGGATGATATCGATTTACGCGAAGACGATTTTGAAGTATATGAAACGGAACACATGACGTCCTGCGCTACCGTTTTGGCTATTGACATCAGCCATAGCATGATCCTGTACGGCGAAGATCGAATCACGCCGGCCAAGAAAGTTGCAATGGCGCTGATAGAACTCATATTGACACGTTATCCCAAAGACAGTCTGGATGTGATCACGTTCGGCGACGAGGCCTCGGTTATTGATCTGGAAGATATTCCGTATATTCAGGTCGGGCCGTTTCATACGAATACCAAAGAAGGGTTGCAACTCGCGCGGCAGTTATTGCGAAAACATCGTAATAAAAATAAACAGATTTTTATGATCACGGACGGGAAACCGTCGTGCATACGCGAGGAAGGCGTTTTGTATAAGAACCCGTACGGCCTGGACCGGAAGATCATCAATCAGACTCTGCACGAAGCCGCCCAATGCCGCAAAGACGGCGTGGTCATTTCAACTTTTATGATCGCGGACGATCCCTATTTAACGCGATTTGTTGATACCCTAACCAAAACCAACAAAGGGCGGGCTTTTTATGCCGGCCTGAACGATCTGGGGCAGTATATATTCGTGGATTACATCAGGAATCGCAGGAAGAATTTAAGATAA